One Purpureocillium takamizusanense chromosome 1, complete sequence genomic window carries:
- the KIN3 gene encoding Non-specific serine/threonine protein kinase (COG:T~EggNog:ENOG503NU17~BUSCO:EOG092626EQ), producing the protein MTSEDKYETLEKIGHGSFGVIRKVRRKVDGFIMCRKEISYLRMSQKEREQLHAEFQILSHLRHPNIVAYYHREHLKLSQDLHLYMEYCGNGDLGRVIKDLQHKGQRAQESFVWSIFSQLVMALYRCHYGVDPPDVGANVLGLTQGGSSGAPKAPAGAVTILHRDLKPENVFLGEDNSVKLGDFGLSKMIKSHDFASTYVGTPFYMSPEICAAEKYTLKSDIWSLGCIIYELCSREPPFNAKTHFQLVQKIKEGRVAPLPDMYSPELNQVIKDCLKVNPDRRPDTVQLLNLPVVKLMRKEKEAVDLNKALKLREEALKKKEKELNERLASLDRERNAARDEIEASLRREWEVKARLEIDRLANAEIDLLQKRFEEEVRQRVDSELQRRKPMAPVHDEIPVDEYASSAARSEHPYSSVGAASGDEFPSTTDITEYSLDSPDASKESKRSARTPFGRAQTMFAGVAGTPMDIEMASPSPIAIASLSLSPRRNGATKAPTTHSGNIFAAHNAANGDPKWDLHREPTFPESDDDDVMIPSPTRHIKSTKNPFTAKDRPVLTSQKSCPANRLRTKTSNSGLVSKAVAGTAASTSQPEPRTRSPVRQISKIPSVANLQSEQGSSAGGLSRKNSVKKDTAAVTAAGGDALTKVAAKNNIKGRTLVELQQARAGGRPLSVVVGENVSPKRAAFRDRIAGERRASGSTGSGNGGEPVAVWDPERDEMPSPFLVRQRRIAKA; encoded by the exons CTACCACCGCGAACATCTCAAGCTCAGTCAGGACCTGCACCTTTACATGGAGTATTGCGGCAATGGCGACCTCGGTCGAGTTATAAAGGACCTGCAGCACAAGGGTCAGCGAGCTCAGGAGAGCTTTGTGTGGAGCATATTCAGCCAGCTGGTCATGGCGTTGTACCGCTGCCACTATGGCGTAGACCCCCCAGATGTGGGAGCCAACGTGCTTGGCCTCACCCAGGGCGGCTCGAGCGGTGCCCCAAAGGCACCGGCTGGTGCAGTGACGATTTTGCACCGTGATCTGAAGCCCGAGAATG TTTTCTTGGGCGAGGATAACTCTGTCAAGCTCGGTGACTTCGGCCTATCCAAGATGATCAAGTCTCACGACTTCGCCTCGACGTACGTCGGTACACCCTTCTACATGTCACCCGAAATCTGCGCCGCAGAAAAGTACACGCTCAAGTCGGACATCTGGTCCTTGGGGTGCATCATCTACGAGTTGTGCTCGCGTGAGCCCCCGTTCAACGCTAAAACGCACTTCCAACTCGTCCAAAAGATCAAGGAGGGGAGGGTCGCTCCGCTGCCAGACATGTACTCACCGGAGCTCAACCAGGTCATCAAGGACTGCCTCAAAGTCAACCCGGACCGACGGCCGGACACGGTGCAGCTGCTGAACCTGCCGGTCGTCAAGCTCATGcgcaaggagaaggaagCCGTCGATCTGAACAAGGCGCTCAAGCTACGGGAGGAGGCACTtaagaagaaggaaaaggagcTGAACGAGCGTCTTGCCAGCCTTGACCGCGAAAGGAACGCCGCTCGCGATGAGATCGAGGCGTCTCTCCGACGCGAGTGGGAGGTCAAGGCACGCTTGGAGATTGATCGCCTAGCCAACGCCGAAATCGACCTGCTGCAGAAGCGCTTCGAAGAAGAGGTCAGGCAGCGCGTCGATTCAGAGCTgcagaggaggaagccgaTGGCTCCCGTTCATGACGAGATTCCCGTCGATGAGTatgcctcctccgccgcgagATCAGAGCATCCCTATTCctccgtcggcgccgccagcggcgacgagttcccgtcgacgacggacaTCACTGAATATTCCCTCGATAGCCCCGACGCGTCCAAAGAGTCTAAGCGTAGCGCGCGAACGCCATTTGGCCGTGCGCAGACCATGTTTGCTGGGGTCGCGGGCACGCCCATGGATATTGAGATGGCCTCGCCGAGCCCTATCGCGATAgcctcgctgtcgctgtcgccaCGCCGAAACGGCGCGACcaaggcgccgacgacgcatTCTGGCAACATCTTTGCGGCCCACAATGCGGCCAACGGTGACCCTAAATGGGATCTACACCGCGAGCCGACATTCCCCGagtcggacgacgatgacgtgATGATACCTTCTCCAACGCGGCACATCAAGTCGACCAAAAACCCGTTCACTGCCAAGGATCGCCCGGTCCTCACTTCACAAAAGTCGTGCCCTGCAAACCGCCTTAGGACCAAGACCTCTAACTCGGGTCTAGTCTCTAAGGCGGTTGCCGGCACCGCGGCCTCCACCTCGCAGCCCGAGCCTCGAACCCGCTCGCCCGTCCGTCAGATCAGCAAGATACCCTCAGTTGCCAACCTACAATCCGAGCAAGGATCCAGTGCAGGCGGCCTATCCCGCAAGAACTCCGTCAAGAAGGACACGGCGGCCGTCACTGCGGCTGGAGGCGACGCGCTGACCAaggtggcggccaagaacaACATCAAGGGCCGCACTCTGGTGGAACTGCAGCAAGCACGCGCCGGAGGACGGCCACTGAGTGTTGTCGTTGGAGAGAACGTCAGCCCGAAGAGAGCAGCGTTTCGAGATCGCATCGCCGGCGAGAGACGAGCGAGCGGTtccaccggcagcggcaatgGTGGTGAGCCAGTCGCCGTCTGGGACCCCGAGAGGGATGAGATGCCCAGCCCATTCCTCGTGCGTCAGCGTCGAATCGCAAAGGCATAG
- a CDS encoding uncharacterized protein (EggNog:ENOG503P3GK), which translates to MATNAVPDTQLGLTAEEIQLLRQGQAALGGSAGGGSTSSRAASRASSQGLLLLDSSSLTALGRYFDRLMAGIEHNIRYLSEQAQMFTQVQYDRAGNIIDGADAEIARYTEILRQLDELEVDFDRIAHIKEIVKGYRQRVEELERDLETSGSSSRHHKHSSHHSSHRHGHGHSHSHRHGSSHKHKH; encoded by the coding sequence atggcgaccAACGCTGTGCCAGACACGCAATTGGGCCTCACGGCGGAAGAGATCCAGCTCTTGCGCCAAGGTCAGGCAGCGTTGGGCGGaagcgccggcggaggctcgacgagctcccGGGCGGCCAGCAGAGCTAGCAGCCAAGGCTTGTTGCTGCTCGATAGCTCTTCCTTAACGGCCCTCGGGAGATACTTTGACCGGCTCATGGCCGGGATAGAGCACAACATCCGCTACCTCAGCGAACAGGCCCAAATGTTCACTCAAGTCCAGTATGACCGGGCGGGCAACATcattgacggcgccgacgcggagaTCGCCCGATACACGGAGATCCTtcgccagctcgacgagctcgaggtggATTTTGACCGGATAGCTCACATCAAGGAAATTGTCAAAGGGTACCGTCAGCgggtcgaggagctcgagagAGACCTGGAGAcgagcggctcgtcgagccgACACCACAAACACTCATCGCACCATTCATcgcaccgccacggccacggccattCGCACTCACACCGCCACGGCTCCTCCCACAAGCACAAGCACTAA
- the KIN3 gene encoding Non-specific serine/threonine protein kinase (COG:T~EggNog:ENOG503NU17), translated as MCRKEISYLRMSQKEREQLHAEFQILSHLRHPNIVAYYHREHLKLSQDLHLYMEYCGNGDLGRVIKDLQHKGQRAQESFVWSIFSQLVMALYRCHYGVDPPDVGANVLGLTQGGSSGAPKAPAGAVTILHRDLKPENVFLGEDNSVKLGDFGLSKMIKSHDFASTYVGTPFYMSPEICAAEKYTLKSDIWSLGCIIYELCSREPPFNAKTHFQLVQKIKEGRVAPLPDMYSPELNQVIKDCLKVNPDRRPDTVQLLNLPVVKLMRKEKEAVDLNKALKLREEALKKKEKELNERLASLDRERNAARDEIEASLRREWEVKARLEIDRLANAEIDLLQKRFEEEVRQRVDSELQRRKPMAPVHDEIPVDEYASSAARSEHPYSSVGAASGDEFPSTTDITEYSLDSPDASKESKRSARTPFGRAQTMFAGVAGTPMDIEMASPSPIAIASLSLSPRRNGATKAPTTHSGNIFAAHNAANGDPKWDLHREPTFPESDDDDVMIPSPTRHIKSTKNPFTAKDRPVLTSQKSCPANRLRTKTSNSGLVSKAVAGTAASTSQPEPRTRSPVRQISKIPSVANLQSEQGSSAGGLSRKNSVKKDTAAVTAAGGDALTKVAAKNNIKGRTLVELQQARAGGRPLSVVVGENVSPKRAAFRDRIAGERRASGSTGSGNGGEPVAVWDPERDEMPSPFLVRQRRIAKA; from the exons CTACCACCGCGAACATCTCAAGCTCAGTCAGGACCTGCACCTTTACATGGAGTATTGCGGCAATGGCGACCTCGGTCGAGTTATAAAGGACCTGCAGCACAAGGGTCAGCGAGCTCAGGAGAGCTTTGTGTGGAGCATATTCAGCCAGCTGGTCATGGCGTTGTACCGCTGCCACTATGGCGTAGACCCCCCAGATGTGGGAGCCAACGTGCTTGGCCTCACCCAGGGCGGCTCGAGCGGTGCCCCAAAGGCACCGGCTGGTGCAGTGACGATTTTGCACCGTGATCTGAAGCCCGAGAATG TTTTCTTGGGCGAGGATAACTCTGTCAAGCTCGGTGACTTCGGCCTATCCAAGATGATCAAGTCTCACGACTTCGCCTCGACGTACGTCGGTACACCCTTCTACATGTCACCCGAAATCTGCGCCGCAGAAAAGTACACGCTCAAGTCGGACATCTGGTCCTTGGGGTGCATCATCTACGAGTTGTGCTCGCGTGAGCCCCCGTTCAACGCTAAAACGCACTTCCAACTCGTCCAAAAGATCAAGGAGGGGAGGGTCGCTCCGCTGCCAGACATGTACTCACCGGAGCTCAACCAGGTCATCAAGGACTGCCTCAAAGTCAACCCGGACCGACGGCCGGACACGGTGCAGCTGCTGAACCTGCCGGTCGTCAAGCTCATGcgcaaggagaaggaagCCGTCGATCTGAACAAGGCGCTCAAGCTACGGGAGGAGGCACTtaagaagaaggaaaaggagcTGAACGAGCGTCTTGCCAGCCTTGACCGCGAAAGGAACGCCGCTCGCGATGAGATCGAGGCGTCTCTCCGACGCGAGTGGGAGGTCAAGGCACGCTTGGAGATTGATCGCCTAGCCAACGCCGAAATCGACCTGCTGCAGAAGCGCTTCGAAGAAGAGGTCAGGCAGCGCGTCGATTCAGAGCTgcagaggaggaagccgaTGGCTCCCGTTCATGACGAGATTCCCGTCGATGAGTatgcctcctccgccgcgagATCAGAGCATCCCTATTCctccgtcggcgccgccagcggcgacgagttcccgtcgacgacggacaTCACTGAATATTCCCTCGATAGCCCCGACGCGTCCAAAGAGTCTAAGCGTAGCGCGCGAACGCCATTTGGCCGTGCGCAGACCATGTTTGCTGGGGTCGCGGGCACGCCCATGGATATTGAGATGGCCTCGCCGAGCCCTATCGCGATAgcctcgctgtcgctgtcgccaCGCCGAAACGGCGCGACcaaggcgccgacgacgcatTCTGGCAACATCTTTGCGGCCCACAATGCGGCCAACGGTGACCCTAAATGGGATCTACACCGCGAGCCGACATTCCCCGagtcggacgacgatgacgtgATGATACCTTCTCCAACGCGGCACATCAAGTCGACCAAAAACCCGTTCACTGCCAAGGATCGCCCGGTCCTCACTTCACAAAAGTCGTGCCCTGCAAACCGCCTTAGGACCAAGACCTCTAACTCGGGTCTAGTCTCTAAGGCGGTTGCCGGCACCGCGGCCTCCACCTCGCAGCCCGAGCCTCGAACCCGCTCGCCCGTCCGTCAGATCAGCAAGATACCCTCAGTTGCCAACCTACAATCCGAGCAAGGATCCAGTGCAGGCGGCCTATCCCGCAAGAACTCCGTCAAGAAGGACACGGCGGCCGTCACTGCGGCTGGAGGCGACGCGCTGACCAaggtggcggccaagaacaACATCAAGGGCCGCACTCTGGTGGAACTGCAGCAAGCACGCGCCGGAGGACGGCCACTGAGTGTTGTCGTTGGAGAGAACGTCAGCCCGAAGAGAGCAGCGTTTCGAGATCGCATCGCCGGCGAGAGACGAGCGAGCGGTtccaccggcagcggcaatgGTGGTGAGCCAGTCGCCGTCTGGGACCCCGAGAGGGATGAGATGCCCAGCCCATTCCTCGTGCGTCAGCGTCGAATCGCAAAGGCATAG